TGGACATCGCCTGAAGTCCACCCATTACCAAACCTACTACTGCTGCCACTCCATAGAACTGGTATTCTACCGTAGGATTTTCTTTGTTCAGGAAATACGCCCATAGACATGCTACGATCCAAAGGATGATGGCAATGGAAATAACGTTTCTGTTACCAATTCTCTTAGATAGTCTTGAGAAAATAACGGCTCCGATGATGGCTTCAATCTGAATTACCAAAAGGGTTCCGATCAGTTTGTCCTGAGCAAGATTGATCTCACTCTTTCCGAATAGGGTTGCCATAAGGAAAATAGTCTGCATTCCCACACTGTAAAAGAAGAAACTGGACAGGAAAAATTTCAGGTTTCTGTCTTTGAAAAGCTCACCTCCTACTTTAAACAGTTCGTGGAAACTCTCTTTTGCAATATCTTTATAGAAGCTCAGATTGTCTTTCAATACTTCAAAGAACCCTCCCTGCTCTTCATGCTTTTTGAAGATGTTCTTGTAATTCAGCAATACCAAATCTTTGGGAAGTTTATCTTTCACATCTCCAAATTGAGGAAGGTGTTTGAATGTATATTGGGAGAACCCGAACCACCATGCTCCTGTTAAAAGGAAACTGATTCTTGTAAATAATAACTGCTGCGCGGCTCCTTTAGCAAAAACCTGAATCAGAACCAAACAGATTACTACTAACACTACAGACCCAATGTATCCGTACACATATCCTCTTGCAGAAAGTGCATCCTGCCTGTCCGGCGTAGCAATATCCGGCAGGAAGGAGTTATAAAACACCAAACTTCCCCAGAATCCAACACTGGCCGTAATACTGAATAAGAGCCCCAGAAATACATTATGCATCCCTGTAAACATGGCTAATCCCATACAAGATGTTGCTCCCAGGTAGCAGAAAAACTGCAGGAAAGATTTTTTATTCCCGATGGTATCTGCTAATGAAGATAAAAACGGAGACAATAATACTACGATAAAGAATGATATGGTAAGTGAATATCCGTATACGGCATCCGGCTGATATCCTTCTCCAAAAATTTTGATGGTATGCCTTACCGGGACATCAATCCATGTTTTGGTTTCTGCTATGTATTCCTTTTTCTCATACGCTGTGGTAAGAATAGAATAATAAATAGGGAAAATAGTAGAGGTAATAACCAGGGAATACACGGAGTTTGCCCAGTCATATACAGCCCAGGCTTTCATAATCTTCGGATTATTCTTTATGTTTTTAGGCTGTCGATTCTCAGTTTCAGACATTTCAAATATATATTAGTAGCACAAAAATAAAAAAACCATTAAGAAATGGATAAGTTTTTAAAAAAATTATCGATTCCTTAATGGCAATATATTCTGAAACAGAATATTAGATATTTTCAATTACGATAGCAGAAGCTCCTCCACCACCGTTGCAGATTGCTGCTGCACCGTATTTTGCGTTATTTTGCTTCAATACGTTAATTAATGTAACGATGATTCTTGATCCTGAACTTCCCAGTGGATGTCCTAGAGCTACAGCACCGCCGTTTACGTTTACTTTAGCGGCATCTAATCCTAAAATTTTGTTATTAGCCAATCCTACTACAGAGAAAGCTTCGTTGAATTCGAAGAAATCAATGTCAGAAACTTCCAATCCTGCTTTTTTAAGAGCGATAGGTAAAGCTTTAGCCGGAGCAGTTGTAAAGTTTTCAGGCTCGTGTGCTGCATCAGCGTAAGAAACGATTTTTGCAAGAGGTTTTAATCCAAGCTCTTCCATTTTTTCTTTGGAAACAAGGATTAATGCAGAAGCCCCATCGTTCAGAGTAGATGCATTAGCTGCAGTTACCGTTCCTTCTTCTTTTTTGAATACAGTAGGAAGGGTTGAAATTCTGTCGAAGTTTACAGCTTTGTATTCTTCATCTTCAGCAAAGATTACGGGCTCTCCTTTTCTCTGAGGAATAGAAACCGGTACAATTTCTTCACTGAATTTACCTTCGCTCCACGCTTTTGCTGATCTTTTGTAAGATTCAATAGCGAAATTATCCTGATCTTCTCTTGTAATATTATAGTCTGCCGCACATTTTTCTGCACATACTCCCATATGTACTTTGTTGTATACGTCTGTAAGACCGTCAAGTACCATTCCGTCAAGCATTTTGATATCGCCTAACTTGGTAGCTACTCTTGCGTTGTAATAGTGAGGAACTAAAGACATATTCTCCATACCTCCTGCAACAATTACTTCTGCATCTCCAGCTTTGATTGCCTGAGCTGCCATTGTTACAGCCTTCATTCCTGAAGCACAAACTTTATTCACTGTAGTAGAAGGTGTATTGATTGAAAGACCTGCACCTAATGCTACCTGACGAGCCGGTGCCTGGCCTTCTCCTGCCTGAAGAACATTTCCCATATAGATTTCCTGAACAGCATTAGGATCTAAACCAATTTTATCTAATGCTCCTTTTACAGCAGTTGCTCCCAGTTTTGTAGCCGGAACTGTTGATAAGCTTCCCATAAAACTCCCCATAGGTGTTCTTACTGCGGAAACAATGAATACTTCTTTCATGTATATAATTTTTATTTAGCCAAAACGGAACCAGCGTTCCATTTTTATAGTTAGAATTTATTTCACTTTTACGTACACTACGTCGAATGATGTTCCTTCAATTTTAGTATTCACTTTCAAAAGATTATCCTGAGTGGCTACTATTTTATTGTTGAAGACATCTCCTACCTGTGCAGGATCATTTTTATCAGACTTTTCCATGACAATCGCTTTGTAGTTGCAATCATCTATGAAAACCAATGTTGATTTGATAAAATCTTTTCCATTATTGAAATATTCGGTCTGAACATTATCTTTAATGGTCATATTCCATATGGATTCCGGGTAGTTTGCTCTTATAAACTTCCCTTCTTTAATGTTGGCACATTTAGCCGGATTATCCGGTTTTTTCTGCTCTGTTGTCTGAGCCTGAATCTGAATAGCTGCAGTCAACAGCATTCCTGCTGAGAATATTTTTAATAAGTTCATTTCTATATTTGTGTTGTATTATTAACTTTCTTATTTCCTCCTGAGAAAACCAGAAGAAAAGCTCCTAAAAACTCTACGATCCAGCCCCATCTCAGTTTAACGATTCCGGCAAAAGTTTCCTGCCAGGATTTGAATGGTAAAAAGCTGAAATATTGTAAAGACTGCATTTTTACAGCGAATAAGGTAAACGCAAATAAAAGAATAAGCAGAATACCAAAAAGCTTTACTATTTTCGCACTGTTATTCACAATTCCAAAAGCCGCACATGCACAAAGAATCCAGCATGCAACAGCCAGGTAATGATCAAGCTTCCAATAGTTCCAATTTCCTATGATTGGTACATGTACCAAGGGCAAAAAACTACCTGCAATTACTAACAGTAATCCTAATAACTGAATATTTTTCATATTTACTAAAGTGCCAAAATACAAAAAAAAACACACTTTTAAAGAGTGTGTTTTAAAAATAGAATTTCCATACCCGAACACTTGTTAGCTATAAAAAAGACTCGATATTTTTAATAATTACACAAAGAAAGAAGAAATTTATTGCTAAATCAAAAATTAACATTTAAGAGTTCTGTATCAGTCTGAAGTCCCTATTTTTCTTCAGAAAAGCATCGTTTCAAAAATCGGGAATAAAAGTATTCTTAACCAGCAGATTCCAGACAGCACAAGGATTTAAAATAAAAAAATTGCATCTTCTTTCAAAAATGCAATTTAATATCTTATTAATTTTTAATTAATGCTTTACGGATGAAACATCTTCCGGGTTATGTTTATGTTTAAACAATATACCAAAAAATATTGCCAGCACCAGTGCATAGATCGCGAAAGAAAGCCATATCTGCTGCCAGTCTTTTACCATCACTACAGCAGAAAGAGTTCCGTCTGAATTCACAGCTGAATTGAAACTGTTCTTTAAAATTTCCAGGAAAGTAGGATTATCCGGTGTCGTTTGAAGATAGGTAGACAGATCTGAAGCCGTTGTAAATTTATGTGTAAAGAATTTATCAATAGCCCATCCTGCAATATAACTTCCAAAAACAGCTCCGAAACCGTTAGTCATCATCATAAACAATCCCTGAGCCGAAGAGCGTATCTTTTTATCAGTAGTAGTTTCTACGAAAAGTGAACCTGAGATATTAAAGAAATCGAAAGCCATTCCGTACACAATACAGGAAAGAATGATTAATGAAAGCCCGAACCCGTCCGGAACACCATATGCAAAGAATCCGAATCTTAACACCCAGGCCAGCATAGACATCAGCATTACTTTTTTGATTCCGAATTTCTTCAAGAAGAAAGGAATTGCCAGGATAAACAGGGTTTCAGAAACCTGAGAAATTGACATAATGATTGTAGATCTCTGTACTACAAATGAGTCTGCATATTTCGGAAAATGGGCAAATTCACTTAAGAACACATCTCCATAAGCATTGGTAAGCTGAAGTGCCGCTCCTAAAAGCATTGAGAATAAGAAAAACAATGCCATTTTATAGTTTCCGAAAAGCTTAAATGCATTCAATCCTAACTGTTCAGATAATGGTGAATTTTTATCAATAAGCTTTTGCGGTGGGCATTTGGGTAATGTAAGAGCATAGATACCTAAGAGAATAGCTACAGCCCCTCCAATATAAAACTGTCCTTCTGTCGCTTTGTTTCCACTAAGATTGGTAATCCACATGGCTACAATAAAACCAATAGTTCCCCATACACGAATGGGTGGGAAGTCTTTTACAACATCCAGATTATTATTTTTCAGGATTGTATAAGAAATAGAGTTAGCCAGGGCGATCGTAGGCATGTAGAAACACATAGCCAGCAGCATCACCGAAAAGAAAGAATTCGGGTCTGCTGAATGAGGAAGTACGAAAAGAATGACCCCATACAGAATGTGTAATACTGAAAAAATACGTTCCGCATTGATCCAGCGGTCTGCAATAATTCCAGTAATGGTTGGCATAAATATGGAAGCAATTCCCATTGTTCCGAACACTGCTCCAAACTGCGTTCCGTCCCAATGTTTGGTGCCAAACCAGAAGTTAGCCATCGTAATCAGCCATGCTCCCCACACAAAAAACTGGAGAAAACTGAGGATGGTCAGTCGTAATTTTAAATTCATAGTTTATATAAAAAGTATCTCTTTAGTCAATTTTCTTTTTCCTCCTCTTGATTTCTTCCTGAATTTCAAGGGCGGTATCATAGTCTTCTTCTTTAACGGCATCTTCCAGTAATTTCTGAAGCTCTTCCATAGAAAGAGATTTCAGGCTGTCTTCCGTCTGTACAGTTTCTGAGAAGGACTGATCTTCTTTTGCAACGTCTTCCAGCTCCAGTAAAATTCCTGCTTCATTTAACACCTGCTGTGTGGTAAATATTGGGGCATCAAATCTTACGGCCATGGCAACGGCATCAGAAGTTCTGGCATCAAGGATTAATTCTTCTTCAGTAACTTTATTTTTAAAATTGATATTAGAAAAGAATACTCCGTCTACAATCTGATAGATTATGACAGAAATTAACTCATAATTGGCAGAAACAATAAATTTTGTAAATAAATCATGAGTAAGAGGACGCGGTGGATGTATATCTTTTTCCAGTCCGAGAGAGATAGACTGGGCTTCGAAATTTCCTATAACAACAGGTAATTTTATGTGTGTTTCTTCATGCTCCAGTAACAATGCGTACGCCCCTGATTGTGTCTGGCTGTACGATATTCCGCGAATAATTAGCTGCTTATAATCCATAGCTACAAATATAGATTAATTTTTTGTTGTGTTTTCACTTTTTTACGCAAAAATAAAAGCCCGGAAAGCCGAGCTTTTATCTATATTATTGATGATTGTCAAAAGTCAATAGTGAATTTTGCTTCGCAAGTGAATTATTTAATTAAAAATTACCAAGCAAAGCGAATTGACTATTCACAATTCACTTTCTTATCCTTTAATTGCTTTAATTTTCTCTGTCAATGCAGGAATAATCTGGAAAGCATCTCCTACTACTCCGTAGTCAGCAGACTTGAAGAACGGTGCTTCAGGATCACTGTTGATTACTACGATCGTTTTCGAAGAGTTTACTCCAGCAAGGTGCTGAATAGCTCCTGAAATTCCTACAGCCACATAAAGGTTAGGGGAAATTGCTTTACCTGTCTGTCCTACGTGTTCTGTGTGAGGTCTCCATCCGATATCAGAAACCGGTTTAGAACATGCTGTAGCAGCTCCTAAAACGTTTGCTAAATCTTCAATCATACCCCAGTTTTCAGGTCCTTTCATTCCTCTACCGGCAGAAACAACAACTTCTGCTTCTTTAAGGTCTAATTTACCTGAACTCTGCTCGTGAGAAATTACTTTAGTATCTTCATTGGCTACGGATAAGTTTTTCACTTCTTCTGAACCAGATACTGCATTTTCTTTAACACCGAAAGCATTTTGAGAAACGGTAACAATTACTCCGTTTCCTTCTGCTTTTGCATGCATGAAACCTTTTCCTGAGAATGCTCTTCTTTTTACCTGGAAAGGAGAAAGGCTTTCAGGAGCTTCCAGTGCGTTGGTAATTAAAGAATAGTTCTTCATTACAGCAAGCATAGGAGCAACGGAAGAGGCATCAGTAGTATGAGGGAAAACGATTATATTTCCGTCTGCCACTTCACTTACAGCCTGTGCAAATGCTTTTGCTGAGAAGTTTTTAAGACCTTCGTCTTTGATGTTGATAACGTTTGATGCTCCATATTTGTACAATAAATCTGAAGAATCTGTTGGGTTTACAGAGATTGCCGTTACGGTATCTCCAGCTTTATCAGCAATAGCTTTAGCGTAAGAAACTGCTTCGAAAGCTGCTTTTTTGTAAACTCCGTTTATATTTTCTGCGTATACGAATACTGCCATTGTTTTTAATTTTTAGGTTGTAGGGTTTAGGTTCCAGGGATTAGGTTTAAGAAGTTTGTATAAAACTGCTGCCTATCACCTCATACCTGTTATCTTTATTAGATTACTTTAGCTTCTTCGTGAAGTAATCTTACCAATTCATCCAGATTGTCAGGAGAAACCATTTTCACAGCAGCTCTTGGCGGAACGCTGTCATAAGATACGCCCTGAACTTTTACTTCTGAAGAAGACGGCTCTACTACCTGCAGAGGTTTTGTTCTTGCCGACATAATTCCTCTCATATTCGGGATGATAAGGTCTTTCTCATCTACCAATCCTTTCTGACCTGCAATAATTGCCGGTAATTTTACAGAAATAGTTTCTTTCCCTCCTTCAATTTCTCTTACTGCAGTAGCTTCGCTTCCGTTTACATCTAAACCTACTGAAGCGTTTACGAAAGGCTGGTTCAATAGCTGAGCCACCATTCCCGGAACAGATCCTCCGTTATAGTCGATAGATTCTTTTCCGC
The nucleotide sequence above comes from Chryseobacterium sp. 7. Encoded proteins:
- a CDS encoding acetyl-CoA C-acyltransferase yields the protein MKEVFIVSAVRTPMGSFMGSLSTVPATKLGATAVKGALDKIGLDPNAVQEIYMGNVLQAGEGQAPARQVALGAGLSINTPSTTVNKVCASGMKAVTMAAQAIKAGDAEVIVAGGMENMSLVPHYYNARVATKLGDIKMLDGMVLDGLTDVYNKVHMGVCAEKCAADYNITREDQDNFAIESYKRSAKAWSEGKFSEEIVPVSIPQRKGEPVIFAEDEEYKAVNFDRISTLPTVFKKEEGTVTAANASTLNDGASALILVSKEKMEELGLKPLAKIVSYADAAHEPENFTTAPAKALPIALKKAGLEVSDIDFFEFNEAFSVVGLANNKILGLDAAKVNVNGGAVALGHPLGSSGSRIIVTLINVLKQNNAKYGAAAICNGGGGASAIVIENI
- a CDS encoding nucleoside permease — encoded protein: MNLKLRLTILSFLQFFVWGAWLITMANFWFGTKHWDGTQFGAVFGTMGIASIFMPTITGIIADRWINAERIFSVLHILYGVILFVLPHSADPNSFFSVMLLAMCFYMPTIALANSISYTILKNNNLDVVKDFPPIRVWGTIGFIVAMWITNLSGNKATEGQFYIGGAVAILLGIYALTLPKCPPQKLIDKNSPLSEQLGLNAFKLFGNYKMALFFLFSMLLGAALQLTNAYGDVFLSEFAHFPKYADSFVVQRSTIIMSISQVSETLFILAIPFFLKKFGIKKVMLMSMLAWVLRFGFFAYGVPDGFGLSLIILSCIVYGMAFDFFNISGSLFVETTTDKKIRSSAQGLFMMMTNGFGAVFGSYIAGWAIDKFFTHKFTTASDLSTYLQTTPDNPTFLEILKNSFNSAVNSDGTLSAVVMVKDWQQIWLSFAIYALVLAIFFGILFKHKHNPEDVSSVKH
- a CDS encoding MFS transporter, producing MSETENRQPKNIKNNPKIMKAWAVYDWANSVYSLVITSTIFPIYYSILTTAYEKKEYIAETKTWIDVPVRHTIKIFGEGYQPDAVYGYSLTISFFIVVLLSPFLSSLADTIGNKKSFLQFFCYLGATSCMGLAMFTGMHNVFLGLLFSITASVGFWGSLVFYNSFLPDIATPDRQDALSARGYVYGYIGSVVLVVICLVLIQVFAKGAAQQLLFTRISFLLTGAWWFGFSQYTFKHLPQFGDVKDKLPKDLVLLNYKNIFKKHEEQGGFFEVLKDNLSFYKDIAKESFHELFKVGGELFKDRNLKFFLSSFFFYSVGMQTIFLMATLFGKSEINLAQDKLIGTLLVIQIEAIIGAVIFSRLSKRIGNRNVISIAIILWIVACLWAYFLNKENPTVEYQFYGVAAVVGLVMGGLQAMSRSTYSKLLPENSMENTTYFSFYDVLEKIAIIIGTFIFATLIEHFNNMRIAALSMTVFFAAGLILIRFLKVKIRTDRETL
- a CDS encoding bifunctional nuclease family protein, translating into MDYKQLIIRGISYSQTQSGAYALLLEHEETHIKLPVVIGNFEAQSISLGLEKDIHPPRPLTHDLFTKFIVSANYELISVIIYQIVDGVFFSNINFKNKVTEEELILDARTSDAVAMAVRFDAPIFTTQQVLNEAGILLELEDVAKEDQSFSETVQTEDSLKSLSMEELQKLLEDAVKEEDYDTALEIQEEIKRRKKKID
- a CDS encoding electron transfer flavoprotein subunit alpha/FixB family protein, with amino-acid sequence MAVFVYAENINGVYKKAAFEAVSYAKAIADKAGDTVTAISVNPTDSSDLLYKYGASNVINIKDEGLKNFSAKAFAQAVSEVADGNIIVFPHTTDASSVAPMLAVMKNYSLITNALEAPESLSPFQVKRRAFSGKGFMHAKAEGNGVIVTVSQNAFGVKENAVSGSEEVKNLSVANEDTKVISHEQSSGKLDLKEAEVVVSAGRGMKGPENWGMIEDLANVLGAATACSKPVSDIGWRPHTEHVGQTGKAISPNLYVAVGISGAIQHLAGVNSSKTIVVINSDPEAPFFKSADYGVVGDAFQIIPALTEKIKAIKG
- a CDS encoding electron transfer flavoprotein subunit beta/FixA family protein — encoded protein: MKILVCISSVPDTTSKINFTADKSAFDKNGIQWVINPLDEFALTKAVKLQEAQGATVTVINVGDAATEPVIRKALAIGANDAVRVNLDPKDSYSTAKEIAAVAQNGGYDLILCGKESIDYNGGSVPGMVAQLLNQPFVNASVGLDVNGSEATAVREIEGGKETISVKLPAIIAGQKGLVDEKDLIIPNMRGIMSARTKPLQVVEPSSSEVKVQGVSYDSVPPRAAVKMVSPDNLDELVRLLHEEAKVI